TCAACCGCCCAATTGCAAACCTTTGAAACATTGTACTGCGGCTGGGAAAATGAACTTGCAAAAGCCACTCCTGATGCTGTGCAGCTAAGTAATAAGCTAAAAAGCTTATTAGATGAATTTAGCCAGTTAAAAAATATTTATCCTAAAGCCTCATTGCACGATTGTGTGGACGGAGACGATCAAAACCGTGTTTATTTAAACAAAACTGTTATTTAATTTAAAAATAATTTGTCATGCAGCCAACGCAATTTAACTATCCTGAGTTTGTACCAGATCAAATACTCACGAGCAGTAACCTCAACGATATGTTTAACTATCTTGACGAGCAGGATAGGTTAACGCGGACAAACCTTATTGGAGTAGGCATTGTATGCGGTTTGGAGGTATCGTTAAACGCGAGTTATACCCAGCTTACCATAAGCGCCGGTTGTGGTATAACATCAGGAGGGTATTTGATCACTTTCCCTAAAACAACATTTACACAATATAACGACTATAACGCCCTTAAGCCGCTTTATTACGAAAAGTTTGTTGATGGCGTAAGCAAAACCCAACGCTATAAGCTGGCCCAGCTTTTTGAAACTGCAGTGGTTGAAGGCGCGACCCCATTGAGTAAAGACTACCTGAAAGATAAAGTAGTGATGCTTTATGTTGAGCTTTTGGAAGATCAGGCAAAAAATTGCGATCCTGGAAGCTGTGATGACAAAGGGAAAAATATCGACATCACTTTCAGGCCCTTACTAATCAGCATCGACGATGCTGCAAAACTTAAAACCGCCGGTGCCGATTACGGAGATTCCGGCACCGCCTATAAAACGCTGCCCAAACTAAAAATGCCGCGATATAACGTACCCGCTACCCTACTACAGTCAACCGCCCAGGTACTTGATGTTTATCGTAAAATATTATCAACCTCGTTTATTGATAACGTTCAAAATGCGTTAACCCAAACCTATAATAACCTGCAGCCGGTTATTAAAGATATCTATCCAACTAATCCGTTTGCTCAATTGAGCTCAAATATGGCATTCCTCAACAACGGAAGCTTAACCGAATTGGAGGCCATCAACTATCAATATTACTATGATCTTTTCAGCGACGTTGAACTGGCATACAGCGAACTCCGGGAAACCGGTATCGAAGCGCTGAGTTTGTGCTGCCCCGATGCCAACCTGTTCAGGCTCCATTTACTGTTGGGCAATGTCATTCAGGATAATGCTAATCCGCCGCTTGTTAACAGGCAATATTTTATCCCATCGCCGGTGATGGAGTGCCATTGCAAGCAAACCAACCGGCTGCGCTGGTTATTTAAACGCATCCAGCTTTTGCTGCAAAACTTCTACGCCGCGTATGGTGTTACGGGCAACTTCGGCGATTTGTACACGCCAGAACAATTAAAAGCACGCCAGTTAAATAACAACATCAGGATAACGCCGAGCAGCCTGGGGAAATATCCTTTGGCAAAAAAGGCTATCCCGTTTTATTATATGCCGGTTGAGGGCACAGGTTCCCTGGTTGATAATTGGGATATTGAAAAAACGGCCGATGGAGAGGCCGATCAAAACTTATCATATAATTCCAACTTATATGCCACAGACGATTACGTACTGAACCCGCTTAATTATGACCTGGAACCCTATAATTTTTTACGGGTAGAAGGCCATATAGGGATGAATTATACAACAGCATTAAAAAGCATAGTAGGCCTAAGAAATAAAAACCGCCTTCCTTTTGATGTAGTAGCCCTTGGTACCGACCTGGAATCGCTCAAAACTGCGCTGGCCGACCTGGGCAAAACCAGTACTGTTGCCGCGCTTGTTGAAAAATATGCCGACCGGATAAAAACGCCATGCCAGTTCCAGGATATCGATACCCTTTATGATACCCTTATAGCCGAAATTACTTGTCAGCTGTGCCGTACGATGCTGTATTTTTACCAGCTTAACGAGCCCGGCACTACCGGCGATACCCTCCTTTCAAAAGTGCCGCTGGTACTTAAATGCAATCCCGGGTATTATGTACAGCCTGCTACATTTGGTTTTTTCTTCGAAAAATTCTACGCCAATTATAAAAAGGATGGTATCGCATTTATGTACCGCTCTTTTGATAAGCAGGGTTTTACACCTATCAACATATATTTCTTTTTCCTGCTTTATATCGAGCAGTTCTTTGAAACATTCACCTCATCATTAGGCAACTTCAACTTCGCTGCTTTTACAGAGGCCTATAAAAGGATGATCTCGATAGCTACCGATATCAAAGATACTCTTAGCAACCAAACGGAAAACGACAGTGTTAGCCTTGAAACGTTGGAGCAGCTTAAAAAGCTGATAGGAATGTGCGTTCAAAAGCCGATTGAAGCACTTTATAAGGATTATCTTTTACGTTGGGTGCACATTATGATGCTGCAAAAGTTTGGGTATTTTGCGCGTAAACATCCCGGCATACAGCATAAAGCCGGGGTACCCATGGGCGGTACCTTTGTAATGGTTTATCATGAAGTACCAGTTCCTGATCCAACTACAAACAATGCGGCCACTCTCGCTAATGCTGCCAGGGAACAAGCCGCTGATGCGGTGCTTGCAAAAGCCAACCAGAGCCCGCAGGAAGTTTTAAAGCTTTTTGGTCTTGCTGCACCCAATATTCAGCAACCACCGGCAGCTCCACAGGCGGGCGCCCCAATTAATATGGAAGAAGCCACCGGTGGTAAAGTGATTGCCGACGCGCCAAAATTTCAAGGTGGTTTTGAAATTAATGCGCCTGAATACACCGGACCGGCGTCGCACTTTGATGATATTAATGCATTTAAAACCGAAAACCAGGCAGAACTTGATGAACTTGGAATATTGTTGCAAGGTATAAATGCAACACAAAGCCCATTGGCAGATGCGGTAGCCGAAATAGGGAATGGTATAGTGATAGCCGATTTTTACCTGCCGTATATGTGTTGCTCCGACTGTCCGCCAATACAATTTACCGTTAACGAAGTTGCCGAACCGCTTACCACAGCTGTTCCGCCCGGCGTTTTCTGCGGAGCAGACGACAAAACTTATGATATTAAGGTTACACCCGATGGTGGCGAAATAACGGGCGAAGGAACCTCTAAAACTGCTGAGGGTAAATTTGTGTTTACCCCATCGGTTATTACGTTTGCTGCTGCAGATAAAGCACGAGACATTACTTTAACGTATAAGGCTTTCGGCCAAAGTATTACAACAAAAGTAACTGTTTATCAAAAACCAGTAGCTGATTTTGATGCGGTGCCTATAGAAGGAGAAACAACCGTTACTATTACCAATAAATCATCTGCTTTTGCTGATAAATATTCATGGGATTTTGGAGACAACCAGGCATCCCTTGATAAAGATCCGGCACCGCATAACTATACTTCTGATGGTGCGTTTACTATCACACTTTCGATATCAAATAATAACATTTGTAACGATAAAATATCTAAAGAAGTCACAATCAATACTCCTGATGTAACCATCAGTATGAGTAAGTCTGTCTTTTGCAGTAATGATGATACACCCTACCAAATATCAGTTGCTCCGGACGGAGCAACAGTTGATGGCGAAGGAGCTGTAGATCAGGGAGGAGGAAATTTTGTATTTGCAGCAAATAAAGTTGCGATGAACGGGGCTGCAAGTAAAAAAATTACACTTACTGCCCATAAAGGAACAAAAAATAAACAACTTGATATAACCGTATATCAGCAGCCGACAGCCGATTTTGCAATTGTGCCGCAAACAGATAAACCAGGCACTGTTGCATTTATCAATAAGTCGCCAGCGTACGTTACCGGCTATCAGTGGACTTTTGGCGACTTGACACCGGCATCTACCGATGCAACACCGCCACCGCACACTTATACAACCGAAGGCGATTACCCAATAACCCTGGAGGTTTATAACAGCGATTGTAAAGGTATTCCAAAGACTATTAATTATAACGTTCAATTACCCAAGCCCGAGATTGATATAATTCCTAAATTATTCTGTATCCAGGATACTAAACCTTACCCAATCTCAGTAGGCGCAGATGGTGGCACGGTGACCGGCGACGGTGTAAACCAGCTCGCAGACGGTTCTTATATATTTACGCCGTCTTCTGTTCCGGTGTTTCCAGGCGTAACAAGGCCAGTAATTTTTACAAATACGTTAAATGGAGTGCAAAAAACCGTTGAGGTAACACTGTACAGCGCACCAATTGTCAAATTTTCAACAGCGCCGGGCGGTGATTCTCCTTTTAGTGTTCAGTTTATAAATGAAACTGAAAATGCTGATAAATTTCAATGGATATTTGATACACAGGGCACATCTGACGAGAGAGACCCAATCAAGACATTTAGCTTGGCGGGAACCATTAATGTTACTCTGCGGGCATCAAACGCCGACATGTGTAAAGGCTTTAT
The genomic region above belongs to Mucilaginibacter sp. KACC 22773 and contains:
- a CDS encoding PKD domain-containing protein, translating into MQPTQFNYPEFVPDQILTSSNLNDMFNYLDEQDRLTRTNLIGVGIVCGLEVSLNASYTQLTISAGCGITSGGYLITFPKTTFTQYNDYNALKPLYYEKFVDGVSKTQRYKLAQLFETAVVEGATPLSKDYLKDKVVMLYVELLEDQAKNCDPGSCDDKGKNIDITFRPLLISIDDAAKLKTAGADYGDSGTAYKTLPKLKMPRYNVPATLLQSTAQVLDVYRKILSTSFIDNVQNALTQTYNNLQPVIKDIYPTNPFAQLSSNMAFLNNGSLTELEAINYQYYYDLFSDVELAYSELRETGIEALSLCCPDANLFRLHLLLGNVIQDNANPPLVNRQYFIPSPVMECHCKQTNRLRWLFKRIQLLLQNFYAAYGVTGNFGDLYTPEQLKARQLNNNIRITPSSLGKYPLAKKAIPFYYMPVEGTGSLVDNWDIEKTADGEADQNLSYNSNLYATDDYVLNPLNYDLEPYNFLRVEGHIGMNYTTALKSIVGLRNKNRLPFDVVALGTDLESLKTALADLGKTSTVAALVEKYADRIKTPCQFQDIDTLYDTLIAEITCQLCRTMLYFYQLNEPGTTGDTLLSKVPLVLKCNPGYYVQPATFGFFFEKFYANYKKDGIAFMYRSFDKQGFTPINIYFFFLLYIEQFFETFTSSLGNFNFAAFTEAYKRMISIATDIKDTLSNQTENDSVSLETLEQLKKLIGMCVQKPIEALYKDYLLRWVHIMMLQKFGYFARKHPGIQHKAGVPMGGTFVMVYHEVPVPDPTTNNAATLANAAREQAADAVLAKANQSPQEVLKLFGLAAPNIQQPPAAPQAGAPINMEEATGGKVIADAPKFQGGFEINAPEYTGPASHFDDINAFKTENQAELDELGILLQGINATQSPLADAVAEIGNGIVIADFYLPYMCCSDCPPIQFTVNEVAEPLTTAVPPGVFCGADDKTYDIKVTPDGGEITGEGTSKTAEGKFVFTPSVITFAAADKARDITLTYKAFGQSITTKVTVYQKPVADFDAVPIEGETTVTITNKSSAFADKYSWDFGDNQASLDKDPAPHNYTSDGAFTITLSISNNNICNDKISKEVTINTPDVTISMSKSVFCSNDDTPYQISVAPDGATVDGEGAVDQGGGNFVFAANKVAMNGAASKKITLTAHKGTKNKQLDITVYQQPTADFAIVPQTDKPGTVAFINKSPAYVTGYQWTFGDLTPASTDATPPPHTYTTEGDYPITLEVYNSDCKGIPKTINYNVQLPKPEIDIIPKLFCIQDTKPYPISVGADGGTVTGDGVNQLADGSYIFTPSSVPVFPGVTRPVIFTNTLNGVQKTVEVTLYSAPIVKFSTAPGGDSPFSVQFINETENADKFQWIFDTQGTSDERDPIKTFSLAGTINVTLRASNADMCKGFITQPVIVGQQLITKTCLPVAGILEQFNGLKEIDTKNYSAFVRAFPVLTTELKPFFESLSGADGLSMEDQVALFKKRKATDLIPKWIDMLTKLLEKNIALAGLTAALVKILSQLIEHIACIQPDDISKAKVPMADALNTLGAFCEAFLAMVKKATADQKQQLAIAISQMNKLDDGLKEEIQRVASNNENTTKTNYVAVLKKIIKLFVA